aAAAGAGATTCGTTaccagaaatatgatcagaaaCACCTGAGTCTACAACCCATGATCCAAGAGTACTAGACTGTGAAACACGAGCAAAAGAATTACCAGCAACAGAAGCATCAGGCTGGGCAACTAAGGCTACTTGTGGAGATGTCTGCTTACTTGCTCTATATTGGAGGAACTCATCATATTCTGTATGGGCAATATGAGCATTATTGGACGGTCGATTAGGCTGTGGACATGTCTACTAACTTGCTCGATTCCAaaggaactcattatattcctttaCAAAAGCAGGATCATAACTGGGTGGTGGATCATGCAAACTATGACATATATCCAGAGTGTGTCCAACTTTATGACAATAACTACACTTCGATCGAGCAAACTATGACATATATCCTGAGTGTGTCCAACTTTATGACAATAACTTCGATCGAGCAAACTATGACATATATCCTGAGTGTGTCCAACTTTATGACAATAACTACACTTCGATCAAGATTTTCCAAAACGACCTTCTCCTCGCTAATTTTTCATAGGCTGATATATTCGTTTTTCTATGGTTTGAGATGCAAAAAGAGTCAACAGTGGGTGATGAAACTACTTTGTGATTGGGAGGCGCAGCAAGACGAAGAAGACGAGAGAATAACTCATCAATTGTAGGAACCGTAGGACTAGCAAAAATCTGATCACGTACAACATCGTGGTCAGTAGAAAGTCCAGCAAGTGTAAGAACTAAAAACATCTGTCTGTGCTCTTGTTGTTTTTCTACATCCGCAATGACGGGCATCAATGTATCAAATTCTTCCATGACTGCTTGTACTTGTCCCAAGTAAGTACATATCAGATTCCTGTTTCTTCAAGTTGGTCATTCGAGCTATCACATCATAAAAACGAGATATATCATTAGTGTATAAAGCACGAGCCTTTTCCCAAACTAAATAACACGTCTGGAATGGACGAAACAAGGGCATCAACTTGGAATCAATAGATCGCCATAAGAGACGACATAGTTGAGCGTCAACTTTCTCCCATTGCTCTTTAGCTTTCGCATCTTCCACGCTAGACTTTCCCTTTTCATCTACCACACTAGCCTTATTTGTTAAATGATCTTGGACACCTTGACCTTTGCACCACAACTCAACTAAGGAAGCCCAGGTTAAATAATTTGAACTTCCCATTAATGGTTCGAAAGTGATCATAAGACTTGAACTTCCGATACCAGTAGTTTTGGATCCAAAAACATCATATCCAAAAGACATCTTGGGAATTTTAACTTGAAAGTACCAAGAAACAGTAGCTGAATCTCTGAAAAAAACTGTCAGGAAAAAAAATATCTGGGGCTGCCTTAACCTAATACCGGTGGCCGGAATCTTCAAAAAGTTGCcggaattttaaaataaagtaacTGGTCGTATCGGAAAAGAACGGCGACCCCAACAAAAAAGGAACCACTCAAAAAATTCAACCGAAAAGACACGCACCGGCACGTGATTGATCTCGCCAGATTTCCGGTAGGCGCGTAGGGGCTGATTTTCCGGTGGTTTGGGTCGGGTTTGCGTCGCTGAGCTTTCCGATCCTCTTGATGGTGTTGTATTTCTcacacaacccacaaaataaaaaatgacacaaATCAGTACCGGAATTGACGACAATGACtgagtttttttttctcttttctgaaGTTTCTCACCAACTCTCTAATACCAtgtgagaattaatggagaaaaatattattgaatgatggtgtttacataattacatcgagaccctatttatagacactatagtacaatccttttctaagtaggattttgtatatactattcctatttctactcgtATTCTAACAGGAACGTTGCTGATCACTTTCCCTATTTAACATAACGTAAAATTGTAACATTGTTGATTCGAGTTCTCATGGACTCCATACATCCATAGATATAAAAATGGATGCGTATGGATCCATGGTAATGTTACTAACCAAAGTAACAACGATTATGAAGTAGACTTATCCCAAAAGGAAAGTAATATGCGGCGAATAAATATTGGTGGATTATACATGCATGAAATGGGACATGAACccaaagaaaaaacataataGTTGGAGTATGGCAAGCAACCAAGAAAAAAAGAGGATTCGGCCAATGAGGACTGCCTTCTAACAGTACAAAAAACATGATtagttttagaaatatatttaaataaggaTAACTAACCAAACATGCATAGTACAGAAAACATAATCTAGAGCAATGACTTTGGAAATTTGCACTTCGTAAAGCAAAGATAAAACAATTGCATCCTTGCATAAGAAAAAGAGTCCTTTATGAGACTTAAAAGTTGTTCACCGTGAGAACCAAGTTTTTCGTAGATGCTCTGAATGCTTCTGTGACTAGTAACTACTATTCACATGAAACTTTATAAGTCAGGTCTAAACAAATATAAATTTCTTGTTCAATCTATTCATTTCTCCTATAAGGTGGTTGATCTCATTCAGGGAAATCCAGTTTTGGCCAAATAAGAAGCCAACGGAACAAACTCAGAGATACTCTCCTGAAGCACCCACACCTACCCACAAAACTGCAATCGGATGAGGGGTCTGTTCAACCCGAGATCATGGCTGTGCAGCTTGCAAACCCAAATAGACCTGCTTTACAACAGAGAGAAAGGATAGATTTAATCCATTACTATCATAAGATGTCTTTCTACCTGATCAACAACCAGACATATTTGGAGTAAGGCTGCTACAGCAAAGCACTGTGGGCTATGGCAATGAAGGACTGCCCCTAGATTATACGCATCCATGGCTTCTATATCAACACAGCAGCTTGGGTAGTCAAGAAAATATTGGACACTAGGGGGAATCGCAGTCAAGAAAATATTGGACACTAGGGGGAGCTTTATTATGGGGCTACAAAGCATATAGGGCATCTCATAAGTAGACTGTCTCAGCTCCAGCAGAGTGGAGGCTTTAGGATCAAAAAGCTGTATCACATGTTCTCATCTTAGCATCAAAAGACTTCCCTGGAAGAGTATGATTCTGCGGCCTAACTTGCACACAATGTTTAAGTTCAACCTTTGGCTTGCGGCTCAAGGACGATTGGCTACTGTGGATAGGCTGCTGACGTTTGGAATTCAAGTGCCTCAAACTTGTGTGTTTGTGGTTGTTCTGATGAATAGTTCGAGCATTTGTTCTTTGCCTGTCCTTATGTGAaggaactttttttttaataaccgtGGTGTTTGAGTCAGCTtgtgcgcacctcgactaattccaagggatacctgccacctcccaccaacaacaagTACCAGGTAACAGGACCACCAAGGCTAGAACGaatagaaagaaatcacctagtgtttgtacCTGTCGAGAAGTacacctgagacctcatggtgctcaacccaacttcattaAACCattaggccacacccttgggtgcaactttaccagttactccaaggctccccttctagTCCTTACATGAGGAAACTATGGTCCAGATTACTAGTCTGGCTAGGTCACTGTAGACCTATTTGTGACTGGGCATCTGAAATTCAATGGATAACGAAAGGAACTATAAGTAAAGTTGGGCACTGGACCATTTATCACTTCCCTTGGTTCAATTAATTTTTAGACGTTATGCACGGTAATAGCACAAAGCACTCCCATAATTCAATCATCTTGATCTCCAATACTAGTAGTTTATTCTATATTGTCACTCACCCAAAAGTTCATATTACATTCTATATTGTCACTCACCCAAAAAGTTCATACTAGACATGTACTAAAAAAAAAATCGTCTCCAATATGAAAAGAAATCCACCTTCACCCATCCcaatcatggtttaactgaagTCTTAATATTAAAATACCAGCAAAAGGTCCAATAATTTTAGCATAAAACAATGAATGAAAAAGCCTATTTAAAAGGGAGGGGGAAAATCTTCAAGTTCaacatttttctttataaatcAAGTGCTTCCAGATGAATGCTAAATAGtacaaataaacacataatttGAGcttgatgaatcaactgttattCATTTATGATGAGTCAGCGTTCATATTGTCTGAACAGTTGATTCCATAACCTTCTAGTATAAGCTCATCTACTGATAATCTCTTAGTGGTGGGGTTTGTTGATCTACCCTAACACTTCGAAACAGAGAATAGCCACATGCCAACTATCCTCCCAAAATTTCAACCTTTACTACCTATATCTCTACCCTCTTGCAATACTCTTTAACTTTCGAGAAAAAGCCTCGAGTTCTTCCAGATTAGATATGCTAGGTCATGGTAGTTTAAACTTAGAGTTCTCCATCGATCCAAAATTGTATGCGTCCCACCCATCTAGGAAGACACTACAAATACGTCAATAAGGACAATCAAATTACTTCATCCAtcccataattaaaatcaaatttgacCAACTTCTGAGGTTAAATAACGACAAGAGGGAGTTGCCTAGATGATAAGCACCCCTCACATCTAACCCTAAGGTTGTGGGCACCAAAGGGAGCAAAAAGGGTGGGAGCTTCCAAGGAGGGgagagaattttattttttttaaaaaaaaaagttaaatgacTTGGATTAATCcacaatttgattttaaaaaacaAGAGATATTTATTAAAAgtaacaatttttaaaatttcaaaatgacAACATAAGTACACTTAAACAAGCAATAATCATCAATCACTTTCTTTGAGTCTTGAAAAGTAaacaagaaaataacactaacaaTATAACGAAAGTGCTATAGTTGTTAGGTCCCGGTCAGTTAAGAAGTACCCAACCACCTACAGAAATATATCCGTTCCCACTAGAGAACAACCTTAAAAATGTGTCAGAAGTAAAGGCGGATAGAAAATATCTTAAAAAGTCAAGGACCAAATGAGTCAAAAAGCATTGAACTTTAGGATGGAAACTGATAATTTCAATCAACTACAAGTGCTAAAATGTAAATTTAGAAAAACTAGTGTTCCAGTCCGAACCTTAGTGAAAATACCGACGCCGCATTCCATAGCAACTTTAGCGAGGAACAGATCATCTGCCAATAGCCGCTCCTTAAACCCTCCAAAACGAAGTAACCATGCTAGTAATGGAGATTTCTCTAGCTCAAAGTACCTCAATACTATGGATCCAGGTATTCTCCCGTCCTCTATCGCCGTCTGCAAGTCCTTCGGCAAACTCTCCAACGACCTACCTACaaagataattcaaaatttaGATCAGTAAATGCGTAAATGCACAATATAACAGTAACAGAGATTCAGAATTTTAAGTCAGAAGTAGAAATGCTAATATGTAAATATAGAACTCTAAGCCAGGACTACGACCTTTTAGCTGCACGTCGGTCTTACCACTACCTCTTGagggtagagagattgttttcaaaagactatcggctcaagtgaagaaaatcaaaatagtaataaaaatatatatatatattcatcgtGATGGGGTAGATCATAGCGATTGTTACTCTACAAAGTGGAATTCCTACCTGCCTCGGTCAACGCGATCAAAGCTTCCTTTTGGTTCTTTTTCTGATCACCACTCTCCTCATTACCaccattaccaccaccaccacctcctccTCCATTTCCACCGTGGAAATTATCATCACCGCCACCACCACCGGTGCCAGCAGCAGCGAAGGATAACATTAGAAATGTGCGGCGGCTGGAGGTGAAATTAGGGCTGGAATTCATGGAGAACGAGAGGGAATCAACACGAGCTACGTTAGTAGTAACGGCATTAGAAATAGAAACGGTGATACGGGAGGATGAAGATGTTGGTGAGGCCAGTATGCCGCCATAGCGTGTCGTCACCGGTGAGAAGTTGACGGCAGCGGTGGCGGCGATAGGCATGTTTGCTGGATCGTGGTTAATGCCTTCTGAGCGTTTGCTTTTTCTGCTCCTGTATATATAGTACTTATGTTTTTGTTCTGTGTTTTCTTTTTAACCAGTGGCTGGCTAGCTGAGTAGCTGTTTGAACGAACGTTTGGGACCATGGTATGATGGAGAATAGGAATGCAAGCCCACGCGCAAGCAAATCAAAGGTGCGCTGCACGTTTAATAATTTTGGTTTTCCCGTTAGGAACGATTCGCTATACTTTTTAtcgaaaatattaaaattcacttttaaaatatttttcacaaagttacacgtatttttttatattttttccacaTCAGCAGATTGTGTCTAATTGACACACTTTATGAATAATTAAAGAGTTCAATAGATACATAGCCTAATTGAGATgtcaatatgaaaaaaaatttaaaagtttaagaatttatctatgtattttgCCTTTAATTTAATTAGGCATTACACATCTTTTGACATGAGGCACTAGACCGGGACTTTAAGATAAGATGATATCTTGAATTTAGCAAATTCGATTCATCATTTGTACTCAAAATCAATGGATTAGATCAATGAGATTGAACTTTAATCAAATTCATATttagacttaaataattaattcataaTATCTATTTGGACTAATATATCTTGAATTTAGAATAATCCAAATTGTCTATAGATTTAAATTCAATTGAATTTCATTGTCAGTAGCACCGTCTGGCTAGGCaaaaaatttaccaaaaaaaatatttttaaaagataaaagagaaattttaacacaaatattcaatattatgtggtataaattatttcattaggGGTACAAGAGAAATTTTATAGTTGAATTATTTTCTAATATAGAAAGAAGACATTATTTTTTAGACAAACTAAATGAAAAAAGTGTAAAAATTGTTGCTTTCAAATGCGTATGCAGGTATCAAGGTTGCAACATTCTTTTCTTCCATGCGAGCTCCATATCAAGATTGAGCTTTCTACTAGCCTAATAAATTTTGTGACTCTACCAATAAATAGCAAGTCTTGCCATGGATCAACTGATATGGTGAAGTCCCATGGGGATCTTGTATCTAGTGTGATAAGCCCATACAACATCATCCAGCTGGATTGACCAATTTTTTCTTTGCATATTAACCATGCTTTCTAAAATGTGTTTTACCTCTCTGTTAGACACGTGGTAAGAAGTTGCCATCTTGTGTTTCACTTCATGCTTATGGCAccctaaaaaaattctaaaatgatGTCTTAGACTTAGCATAAAAAATTagtcataatttagaaaattctTCACAGAACGACTCAGACAACGAGTTATCATCAGTACCAATGACTTGTTGGACGAGCAATTTTGAGTGTCCAGCCTTAagtcataaaattcatatttttctctAGTGACAATAACTCAGTGACAATGCATTGTTGTCAGACACAACAGGTCTTCTCAACACTCGTTTAGAGTGTAATTTTCTAAATTCTTAAAGGATGGAAAAATTCATTCCAGTGGCAGCAACTCATGACGACGAGTCATTATCTATCATGACGAGTCATCATCTGTCTCATTCTAAAGAAATTCAATAAAAGTTctgaaacttgatttttgtgCCCAGTGACCACGACTCTTGACAAGGGTTTTCATGTGCCACAATGAGCCATTGTGACCATCTATTGTGATGAAGCCCAGAAATAGGCCCTTTACAATGACTTAAATGATGAATCATTGCAAGTCATAATGAGTCATCCTAAGACCCATTCATCACAATTCAACAATTTTAAATACATTTTTCAAGGGTATAATCatctttttcttatcttttattcCTTTTCAGATATGTGTTGGTCACCAAAAGCTATATATATGAGATCCTAAATCCTATTCTTCTCCTAAtgtctcaagaacaagtctagaaCAAGTTCCTAGCAACTCTAAACAAGatcaagaaagctagggtttgaAATTAAGGTGATTTCTTAAGTTTTCCTTGTCAATTATTTGTCTTCACTCGGATATGCAAGATTCAGTGATGGATTTTTTTTATCCTCATgtctaattattttaattatatgatGAATTATGTTTAAAGCTAGCGTTATCATCCACTTTTCTTCAAGCTATGATTTTTATGAAAAGTTATAGTTTTTATGAAAGATTTTTTGTGCATATCAATGAATTACTATGAACAACAtgttttattatatgattatgattttcctAGCATATGTTAAGATTATTATTAATCGATGAAAGCTAATTAGAGTATTTACAAGTTATGCAtgattttaaataagtttttcatattttaagttaTATGCATAGAAGTAAAGATATGTTTATAAAAGAGAGATTTGAGCATTATCTCACCCAACACtatgatttatgaataatttTGACCAGGGTTTTTAAAGGCAGGGCATAAGGTGAGATATTTTATCTCGTATGAGGCGAGACATAAGCCCTGAGGTGTTGGGACGTAAGCCCCacaatcttttaatttttaatattttataaattaatataatgtaaataaatatttttttgaagggataaatcacccaaaaaaaagaaaattatatcaaaatcatataaaaaaaaaagtgaaatatgtatttaaatctgcttcaacaaaaattaaaaatctaaccAAATCCATATAATACAACTAATAGATAAAGTCAACTTTCATATGATAAACTATTGTATGTCCTAAAAAATACAAGTTGTATAAAAAAATAGTACACAAGTAATTAACCCGCACCTTCTTGTAACTCGATTACCACTCATATACCATATATTGTAGTTCAAAAGAGagcaaaaaaagtaaataacttaaaAGCTCATCACTATGCGACTTGAAAAgaactaaagaaaaaagaaacaagataGAAGAAAGTACACCCGTTACTTTCTTGAGTAGCGGTGGCGTCGGCACCAACTGACACATAATTTTGAAAGTGTGACTTTtaagttttcttttacttttggtTTGAATATTTAAGTATTTAccaatcatatattttagtattaagtttaaattaaagatttaataagaaaaaactaTTTTACATTGTAAACTTTCTAGGCTCACGCCTAATTTGCGCCTCACGCTAATGCGAACGCCTTAAATTTTGGGGCGTTCACCTTTCGATACTTTCTCTTTCCCAAAATGCCTCGGGACATTTTTGGATATGCCTCTCCCCGAGACGAGTTTTAAGGCGAGCCCCAAACTGCCTTTTAAAACACTGATTTTGATATCTAGATATATCACATGATGTGATATGTgctatataattatatttttgtgaggattatttagcaccaagcaaacttGTATTTTAGAtaacatttttcaagaattatgtgccaccataggtttacgTTATCCCAAGAGGCTTAGATTGGATCGATAGATAAATAGGTTCTATACCTTGACAAGTATAGGGCAACCCTATTCAAATGAAATTGTAAGTTGGTGGATCGTTAGCTCATATGATGTATGTCGATTAGAACAAACTTCCACCAAGCTATATATTCACATAAGCATCAAGAAAAGAAGTTTTATGTAGACCCTATGACTTATGATTCTCTTCTAGTTATGTCAACATGTTTATTATGCTTTAAAAGATTTTCCTCATGAGTCATGTTTCAGTCTCCACGTATGATCTTATGCTATTTTTATATTCTTACTTTAGTTTAAGCTTATTcctatatatgcatatgtatatctTGTGTACCAATACATTCTATTTTATTGACTACATATTGCATtacatttttcatgtgatgtagagTCAGGTTCGCAGACTCAAGATCATTGTTAAACGTTCAGTAGCATCTACACTTCAGTTGTTTGGTGAGCTCTACCATCATTCAAAGATGCAGAGTCTTACTTCAGCTTTTTAGTTAGCTTaaaaattttcttctttcttttcaatAAATGTTATGAGGCCTTGTCTCAGTTTATTTCATGTCCTAGTAGTGGAGTCTTTGTTAGACAAAGAGttaaatttttgatattattttaacaCTAGTGAATATAATCACGCTTCACGCGAttataaatgatttttatatcatagctataataattaataaaaattatcaatatactgaaaaataaaaagatacaaaAACTTTTATCATAgatgaataaaattagaaaaataaacatTAATTTTTATATGCATCTAACGTATTTATTTCTTTCAAAGAAAATGAGAATGAAGTTTAATATCTAAACTTTACCTAATTAAGTTGTGGAAACAGATTTCAAAGAAAATGAGAATGAAGTTTAATATCTAAACTTTACCTAATTAAGTTGTGGAAGCAGATTCTTGCAGAAATGTTAGGCAAGACTATATACAATAAATCTATATTCATTGTTAGTATAGTATGCAATGGATAACTCCAAGGACAGTAGAAAAAGGCCCCTATTTCTTAATCAAAGCCTAAAGTCGTCATGTAACAAATAAGTATTGAAGCATTATCAAATATCCGCCTGCATATGCATGCTTAAATATAACAAATGAGACATGACCGTCAGTAATATAGGGTGCACCTCTTTGCTTGTGTCGAAACCTAATAAGGTACTTACAAGAAggttcaaaaaaagaaaaacttttattGCCCTTCTTGGTTGACACCACTAGTAGAACACAATAGTCTTGCCAAAGACTAATCCTAGTACAAACAGAGATTAAATAGAGTGATTTTCACCGATAACGTATCTCATCAAAGTTCTACAACATGCTAAACTAATTAACTGCTTAGAGGAAGCAACGTTTTGCTATAAAAAGAATATAGTAGCAAGGGTTGAAGTTGAAGAATAGAAATCTAAAACATTGTTAAAGTTTTATACGTGTGAAGCACTACCAAAAGAAAATGAACAGACAGGCATTATTAGAGTATTTAAGTATATTCATTAACATTAATATTTGTTTATTGAAATGTAAGGCCATGAGTCTTGAAGACATGTCTTTTCATCTTTCATTTTATTGAATGTTTATCTTTGATTGAGAATGTATTTATGACACTTttaaccttttttaaaaaataaagtaattaataaaaaaaatttaaaaaaatttaaaaatgagaaaaaagataaatagcaatAGAGGTCAAAAAGAGGTGCCATATCATCTCCTCTAtgtttctcttttatatatatatgtattgattctCAAATTTATTAGTAAAATAGTTTATCTCATTTATATGTTTACTTAAGTCTTTCGATGTAGTTATGTTGCTATTTAAATTAGTTATGTTGTACCATGGACCCATatgtagattttgatattatttaaacATTCTAAAATTTACTAGTAAAATAGTTTATCTCATTTATATGTTTAATTTAGTCTTCCGATGTGgatcaattatattattttagtttagctatGTTGTACCATGGACCCATTTGGGTCACATACGATAACTATTTCATTATCGCAACTTGGGGTTATAAGGCAAGTGTGCTGCCATAGCACATCATCTCTGGTAGGACATTGATGGTAGCGGCGACAGTGATTGACATGTTTTCTACATAGTGGTTAATTCCTTCTGAGTGTTTGCTTTTTCTGCTCCCATATATATcgaatgtttttattttattttttaactagtGTTTGACTAGTTGAGTAACTGTTTGAACGAACTGTTGGTACTATAGTTGTAGACAAAAGAGAACAGAACAAAGTGGAGATGTGTTTAGTTTTTTATGATGGAGAAATAGGGTTGCAAGCTTACACACGATCAAATCATTGGTGCACTGCACATTTATCAATTTTGGTTTCCCATTAGGaacaattcaatatatattttatcgAAAATACATTcgcttttgaaaaaaataataatattacatacttttatgttagactaatatgattcaaattgactCTTCATTAGGATTAGGAAAATGGGTTCATCATTTGTACAAATAAGTCATTTTTATGACTATTCAAGGGTCTTTGAGTTTGATTTTAAGTACTTGAATGTTTATAGAAAATATGTGGTGTTTGATCACAagatttttccttctttctatCCTTTATGAATTATGAAGActtctatttatagttgtggaatgAAAAAGTTATCTGACGATACACTctttttgaccaatcaaattgAAGTAACTATAGCTACACTTGGTTGATCGGAGCACGTCACTTGTATAGCTGACATATTTTTGTTTGCCTTTAATTTAACCAGGTATGACATGTCTTTTGACATTTGGAACTAGATTGAGACTCTAAGGTAAGATGATATCTTGGACTTAGTGGGTTCATCATTTCTACTCAAAACCAATAAATTAGGCCAATGAAATTGGACTTTAATCAAATTCATATTTAGACTTAACTAATTACTTCATAATACTATTTGGACTAATATATCTTGAATTTTGTATAATCAAATTATCTACAGGTTTAAATTCAATTGAATTTTATTGTCCATAGCACTGTCTGACTAGGcataaaatttaatcaaaaaaatatttttgaaagatgaaagagaaattttaaaacaaatatcTAATATTGTGTGGttacaaattatttcattaagggtaaaagagaaatttgaaggttaaattattttctaattataGAAAGGCGACCTTATTTTTTCGGCAAACTAAATGGGTAAGTGAAAAACTTGTTGCTCTAAAATATGCATGCAAGTATCAAGATTGTAACATTCTTGTCACTACCCAAGATTATTCCCTAGTCATAATACAGTgattaaggccacaagtgaccccaagctaacccatgaactgccACAAGATGTAAATTCTGAAAGGAAGACAGTAAACTAATGTGCGTAAGTCATTTAATAAAATATCTGGATAATCAAATCCATAACAAAAAGGGTCTAAAACACGTTGCTAGAAAACATAATTAACTgtctgactgtctgaaagcctctaaacatgatgagttattgggaaaggtccccaactaactctgactactgaaatagcatgaactagaatattgaaaagcatgataaataatataactagTCCTTGTCTGATGAGGATTCACTGATGCTGCAGCTGAGTGATACTAAAATGGACTACGTGTGATCTGGGAactaagcgtctgaacctatgttataagaaaacatagcacaacagagagtatgcgattagactttgaatatactggtgtGCCGAATAGGaaaaattgatatacatatagggatatagcataaatgcatgaacatataaaatgaatacaagaccaagtataaacatgcatgaaatgatctgaataactgaataactgatatatagATACTTgatcatgcaaacctgaactgatataatttaaacattaaactaaaactatgagagctaatatttaaccgacatgccctaatctaagaTAATCGGCGTCCatcctataaccccagttggaagggtgtta
Above is a genomic segment from Capsicum annuum cultivar UCD-10X-F1 unplaced genomic scaffold, UCD10Xv1.1 ctg3426, whole genome shotgun sequence containing:
- the LOC107847406 gene encoding protein RETICULATA-RELATED 4, chloroplastic; the encoded protein is MPIAATAAVNFSPVTTRYGGILASPTSSSSRITVSISNAVTTNVARVDSLSFSMNSSPNFTSSRRTFLMLSFAAAGTGGGGGDDNFHGGNGGGGGGGGNGGNEESGDQKKNQKEALIALTEAGRSLESLPKDLQTAIEDGRIPGSIVLRYFELEKSPLLAWLLRFGGFKERLLADDLFLAKVAMECGVGIFTKTAAEYERRRENFFNELEIVVADVVCCSSD